One Triticum dicoccoides isolate Atlit2015 ecotype Zavitan chromosome 5B, WEW_v2.0, whole genome shotgun sequence genomic window carries:
- the LOC119307701 gene encoding uncharacterized protein LOC119307701, with amino-acid sequence MDKQKNHKNAEMGNDVFRRIILNQVGRDIGLEEENVPCNTPRNSVHSRFGGSSAKFAASTSGSTGAELVSPGEYVRDPGSILSLQPWIFKRSSTKNNEEMVVPSGSRSVGRGKNLVDGFRDGSTTEVSTRSPGLGSGPGRGRGALRSRRAQRHFINPLVATENSYIPQLYNEKFEFEECTFAPVPSPASARPFIVTDGRRIISKSRYEPVPVPFGIGFDKEESRNGSKVPESVVGIAPLPELNKSKRGSQTERYSKPSKPAGLLERMLMFSSGVGIGILSSSLSSKKDLDSLNGTLKRMENLVQDLQDELEMKEGLTVKELPNETSGELDDGNIKAHTPDSISMSKIEAELEAELARLELNITSNHLEEEPFDLIEIDQEFIGDIVQGELKSDMIRCDIADYSSDSDHGRDSRQSSPDYTHETNYPVSPRDLSLRLHKVIQHRLEERIKELETALAQSQKQAQLHMMARERVFSEQTCLNSDSGSSSNQDSPLFIQETSSSAEPFCLNLSGDALEAYDEAYEEFMRIADSPCTTSTNGRPQVNEDYSVDRSLIWGLEDESATELKEDSTWEQAVKSGDPNRAQESDGDESGDEDDHDSEMLIQQIVERTKQGSPVLIHAQRMLFSVDD; translated from the exons ATGGATAAGCAAAAGAATCACAAGAATGCAGAAATGGGGAATGATGTGTTCCGCAGAATAATTCTTAATCAGGTTGGCAGGGACATCGGTTTGGAGGAGGAGAACGTGCCTTGCAATACCCCGAGAAACTCCGTTCATTCGCGGTTTGGTGGCTCATCTGCCAAATTTGCTGCTTCCACCAGTGGAAGTACCGGTGCTGAGTTGGTCAGCCCAGGCGAGTATGTCAGAGATCCTGGATCCATATTGAGCTTGCAGCCTTGGATTTTCAAGAGGAGCAGCACGAAGAACAATGAGGAAATGGTGGTTCCAAGTGGTAGCAGGTCAGTTGGTAGAGGCAAGAATCTGGTGGATGGCTTTCGAGATGGTTCGACTACTGAGGTTTCCACAAGAAGCCCTGGTCTTGGTTCTGGGCCTGGAAGAGGTCGAGGTGCTCTTAGGAGCAGACGAGCCCAGAGGCATTTTATTAATCCACTCGTCGCAACAGAGAACTCATACATTCCACAACTTTACAATGAGAAATTCGAGTTTGAAGAATGCACATTTGCTCCAGTTCCATCCCCAGCTTCTGCTAGGCCATTCATTGTAACAGATGGGAGAAGAATCATTAGTAAATCACGCTATGAACCAGTGCCTGTACCCTTTGGTATTGGGTTCGACAAGGAAGAATCTCGAAATGGCTCAAAAGTGCCAGAAAGTGTTGTTGGGATTGCTCCGCTACCTGAGCTGAATAAATCCAAAAGGGGATCCCAAACAGAAAGATATAGTAAACCATCAAAACCAGCAG GTTTACTTGAACGAATGCTCATGTTCTCCAGTGGGGTTGGCATTGGTATTTTATCTTCCTCTCTATCAAGCAAAAAAGATCTTGATTCGTTGAACGGCACACTGAAGCGAATGGAGAACTTGGTTCAGGATTTGCAAGATGAGCTGGAGATGAAAGAGGGGTTAACTGTGAAGGAATTGCCTAATGAAACATCTGGTGAACTAGATG ATGGCAATATCAAAGCTCACACCCCTGATTCAATATCAATGAGCAAAATTGAAGCAGAACTTGAAGCCGAGCTTGCGAGGCTGGAGTTAAATATCACTTCAAACCACTTGGAAGAAGAACCGTTTGACTTGATTGAG ATCGATCAGGAGTTCATTGGAGATATTGTTCAGGGGGAACTGAAGAGCGACATGATTCGTTGTGACATTGCTGATTACAGCAGTGATAGTGACCATGGCAGGGACAGCAGACAAAGCTCCCCAGATTACACACATGAGACAAACTATCCTGTCTCACCTAGAGATCTCAGTCTCCGTCTCCACAAGGTGATCCAGCATAGGCTGGAAGAGCGAATCAAGGAGCTTGAGACAGCACTAGCTCAGAGCCAGAAGCAGGCGCAACTGCACATGATGGCAAGAGAGCGAGTCTTCTCCGAACAGACGTGCTTAAACAGTGATTCAGGTTCTTCTTCCAACCAGGATAGTCCATTGTTTATACAAGAAACTAGCTCCTCCGCCGAACCTTTCTGTCTAAATCTATCTGGAGACGCACTAGAAGCCTACGATGAAGCCTATGAAGAATTCATGAGAATTGCTGACTCCCCTTGCACCACAAGTACAAACGGGAGGCCTCAGGTAAATGAAGATTACTCAGTGGACCGCAGCTTGATCTGGGGCTTGGAAGATGAGAGCGCTACGGAGCTGAAAGAGGACAGCACTTGGGAGCAGGCTGTGAAGAGCGGGGACCCTAACAGAGCTCAAGAGAGCGATGGAGACGAGTCGGGCGACGAGGATGACCACGATAGTGAAATGCTCATCCAACAGATTGTAGAGAGAACTAAGCAAGGCTCACCTGTACTCATACATGCTCAAAGAATGTTGTTTTCTGTGGATGATTAG